A DNA window from Acomys russatus chromosome 7, mAcoRus1.1, whole genome shotgun sequence contains the following coding sequences:
- the LOC127192259 gene encoding olfactory receptor 52N2: protein MSRANSSSLTPEFFILNGVPGLEAAHVWISLPFCFMYLIAVVGNCGLIYLIGHEEALHRPMYYFLALLSFTDVTLCTTTVPNMLCIFWFNLKEIRFNSCLVQMFFVHMLTGMESGVLMLMALDRYVAICYPLRYTTILTNPVIAKAGLATFLRSVMLIFPFTLLTKRLPYCRGALIPHTYCDHMSVAKVSCGNAKVNAIYGLMVALLIGVFDICCISVSYTMILRAVVSLSSADARHKAFSTCTSHICAIVITYVPAFFTFFTHRFGGHTIPHHIHIIVANLYLLLPPTMNPIVYGVKTKQIRESVIKFLLGEKMSIT, encoded by the coding sequence ATGTCTAGAGCCAACAGCTCCAGTTTGACCCCAGAATTCTTTATCCTGAACGGTGTTCCTGGGCTGGAAGCTGCACATGTCTggatctctctgcctttctgtttcaTGTACCTGATTGCTGTCGTGGGCAACTGTGGGCTTATCTACCTCATTGGCCATGAGGAAGCTCTGCACCGGCCTATGTACTACTTCCTGGCCTTACTCTCCTTCACTGATGTCACcttgtgcaccaccactgtgccCAATATGCTGTGCATATTCTGGTTCAACCTCAAGGAGATTAGATTTAATTCCTGCCTTGTCCAGATGTTCTTTGTGCACATGTTGACTGGAATGGAGTCTGGTGTGCTCATGCTCATGGCCCTGGACCGCTATGTAGCCATCTGCTATCCTCTACGGtacaccaccatcctcaccaacCCTGTCATTGCCAAGGCTGGTCTTGCTACTTTCTTGAGGAGTGTGATGCTCATCTTCCCATTCACTCTGCTCACCAAGCGCTTGCCCTATTGCCGAGGAGCCCTAATCCCCCACACTTACTGTGATCACATGTCTGTGGCCAAGGTATCCTGTGGCAATGCCAAGGTCAATGCAATCTATGGTCTCATGGTGGCTCTATTGATTGGTGTGTTTGACATTTGCTGTATCTCTGTGTCTTACACTATGATACTGCGTGCAGTGGTGAGTCTGTCCTCTGCTGATGCTCGTCACAAAGCCTTCAGCACCTGTACATCTCACATCTGTGCTATTGTGATCACTTATGTGCCTGCCTTTTTCACTTTCTTCACTCATCGTTTTGGAGGACACACTATTCCCCACCACATCCACATCATAGTGGCCAACCTCTACCTGCTACTGCCCCCAACCATGAACCCAATTGTTTATGGAGTCAAGACCAAGCAGATTAGGGAAAGTGTAATCAAATTTTTACTTGGAGAAAAAATGAGCATTACCTAA